The following proteins are encoded in a genomic region of Deinococcus proteolyticus MRP:
- a CDS encoding alpha/beta hydrolase → MTTTPTSSQTDLGWIHHLERGTSGRTLLLLHGTGGNEHDLLPLGRQLDPQANLLSVRGRSLEEGAPRFFRRITPTRYDQPHLISEADALAEFVREAAELYDLDAAQVYAVGYSNGANIALATLLRQPDALAGAVLLRPVLALEEPPAPDLSGKRVLLLGGERDPFAPYGVGIAPLLQKLGAIVQETRLPVGHELTQEDVKTAQNWLSEM, encoded by the coding sequence ATGACCACGACGCCTACCAGCTCTCAGACCGACCTCGGCTGGATTCATCACCTTGAACGCGGCACTTCCGGGCGCACGCTCCTGCTGCTGCACGGGACGGGCGGCAACGAGCACGACCTGCTGCCGCTGGGCCGCCAGCTTGACCCGCAGGCCAACCTGCTGAGCGTACGGGGCCGCTCACTGGAAGAAGGCGCTCCCCGTTTTTTCCGCCGCATCACGCCGACTCGCTACGACCAACCGCACCTGATTTCTGAGGCCGATGCCCTGGCCGAGTTCGTGCGCGAAGCTGCTGAACTGTATGACCTCGACGCGGCGCAGGTGTACGCCGTGGGCTACTCCAACGGGGCCAACATTGCCCTGGCAACCCTGCTGAGGCAGCCGGACGCCCTAGCGGGTGCGGTGCTGCTACGGCCCGTGCTGGCACTGGAAGAACCGCCTGCCCCTGACCTGAGCGGCAAGCGAGTGCTACTGCTAGGCGGCGAGCGTGACCCCTTTGCGCCTTACGGCGTGGGCATTGCGCCGCTGCTGCAAAAGCTGGGCGCAATCGTACAGGAAACGAGGCTGCCAGTCGGCCACGAGCTGACCCAAGAGGACGTCAAGACCGCTCAAAACTGGCTAAGCGAAATGTAA
- a CDS encoding LLM class flavin-dependent oxidoreductase, with the protein MTNHQPFEIGLHSFVDYQTHDTAGNAVSPQQRMKNLLEEAQLADQVGLDMFAVGEHHRPDYLASNPATVLAAMAPITQNIKLSSSVSILGTDDPVRIFQQFATLDLLSNGRAEIMAGRASFAESFPLFLGQTPFDYDELFAEKLDLLLKLREQTEIHWRGKYRPALTGQGVYPRPVEKENPDDELPVWLGVGGTPASAVRAGELGLPMALAIIGGMPERFTAFSDLYRRAAKDAGKLDKTRLSINSHGFLADTSQAAAEAYWPAQESRMNRIGRERGWPALTRQNYEADLSLRGSLFVGDPEQVAEKILYQYDHFGHDRFLLMSVGMLSHDQMLHSIELLGTKVAPLVREEIERRRASQAKLDAMLAGQA; encoded by the coding sequence ATGACCAATCATCAACCCTTCGAAATCGGCCTGCACTCCTTCGTGGATTACCAGACCCACGACACCGCCGGAAACGCGGTCAGCCCGCAGCAGCGCATGAAAAACCTGCTGGAAGAGGCACAGCTCGCTGACCAAGTCGGCCTCGATATGTTCGCGGTGGGTGAGCACCACCGGCCCGACTATCTGGCGTCGAACCCGGCCACTGTGCTGGCGGCGATGGCGCCTATCACGCAGAACATCAAGCTCAGCAGTTCGGTCAGCATCCTCGGCACGGACGACCCCGTGCGGATTTTTCAGCAGTTCGCCACGCTCGACTTGTTGAGCAACGGACGCGCTGAAATCATGGCGGGGCGGGCTTCGTTTGCCGAATCGTTTCCGCTGTTTCTGGGCCAGACGCCGTTCGACTACGACGAACTGTTTGCCGAAAAGCTCGACTTGCTGCTGAAACTGCGCGAGCAGACCGAAATCCACTGGCGCGGCAAGTACCGTCCCGCGCTGACGGGCCAGGGCGTGTATCCGCGCCCCGTCGAAAAAGAGAATCCCGACGACGAACTTCCCGTCTGGCTGGGCGTCGGCGGCACGCCAGCTTCGGCGGTGCGGGCGGGCGAACTGGGCCTGCCGATGGCGCTGGCGATTATCGGAGGGATGCCGGAGCGCTTCACCGCGTTTTCCGACCTCTACCGCCGCGCCGCGAAGGACGCGGGTAAACTGGACAAAACGCGCCTGAGCATCAACTCGCACGGCTTTCTGGCCGACACCTCGCAAGCGGCGGCAGAGGCCTACTGGCCCGCGCAGGAAAGCCGCATGAACCGCATCGGGCGCGAGCGGGGCTGGCCCGCGCTGACGCGGCAAAACTACGAGGCCGACCTCTCGCTGCGCGGCTCGCTGTTCGTGGGTGACCCGGAGCAGGTGGCGGAGAAAATCCTGTACCAGTACGACCACTTCGGGCATGACCGCTTCCTGCTGATGTCGGTGGGGATGCTGTCGCACGACCAGATGCTGCACTCCATCGAACTGCTGGGCACCAAAGTCGCGCCCCTGGTGCGTGAGGAAATCGAGCGGCGGCGGGCGAGTCAGGCCAAGTTGGACGCCATGTTGGCAGGTCAAGCCTAA
- a CDS encoding MFS transporter, producing the protein MSAAPTPPVSRLTSLALLLTATLTIMAGATIAPSLPEMGAHFRNVPQAELLVRLVLTLPALMIALASPLMGSLSDRWGRKPLLVLGMALYVLAGAAGAVIENIWLLLLSRALLGVGVAGILTANTALMADLFDGPARGRILGMQGVFTNVGGALFLVAGGLLAQQNWHAPFLIYLLPLLLLPLVWTQIPNVRPQATPRLQAEATPAALPWGKLWPIYAAGFLTFLLFYQVPTQVPFYLTGRFGASSSVSGGIVALTNVAGVVAGLLFVRLGQRFAAPQLSASAMLAIGAGLVLIGLAGGYAGVVAGVFLLGLGLNYPNFTAWLTRLAPPAVRGRAIGMLSSSVFLGQFLSPLASQPIAAATSPSAMFWLTGIVAVLVGLPFFRVSAD; encoded by the coding sequence ATGTCGGCTGCCCCAACCCCTCCGGTCTCCCGCCTCACCTCGCTGGCGCTGCTGCTGACCGCCACCCTCACCATCATGGCGGGGGCGACCATCGCGCCGTCGCTGCCGGAGATGGGGGCGCATTTCCGCAACGTGCCGCAGGCCGAGTTGCTGGTGCGGCTGGTGCTGACCCTGCCCGCGCTGATGATTGCGCTGGCCTCGCCGCTGATGGGCAGCCTGAGCGACCGCTGGGGCCGCAAGCCGCTGCTGGTTCTGGGCATGGCGCTGTACGTGCTGGCAGGCGCGGCGGGTGCCGTGATTGAAAACATCTGGCTGCTGCTGCTCTCGCGGGCGCTGCTGGGCGTGGGCGTGGCGGGGATTTTGACGGCGAATACCGCGCTGATGGCCGACCTGTTCGATGGCCCGGCGCGGGGGCGGATTCTGGGAATGCAGGGCGTCTTTACCAACGTGGGCGGCGCGCTGTTTCTGGTGGCGGGCGGCCTGCTGGCGCAGCAAAACTGGCACGCGCCCTTCCTGATTTACCTGCTGCCCCTGCTGCTGTTGCCGCTGGTGTGGACGCAGATTCCGAATGTGCGCCCGCAGGCCACGCCGCGCCTTCAGGCGGAGGCGACCCCTGCCGCCCTTCCCTGGGGCAAGCTGTGGCCTATCTACGCCGCCGGATTTCTGACGTTTCTGCTGTTCTATCAGGTGCCCACGCAGGTGCCGTTTTACCTGACGGGGCGCTTCGGCGCGAGCAGCAGCGTCAGCGGCGGCATCGTGGCGCTGACCAACGTGGCGGGCGTGGTGGCAGGCCTGCTGTTCGTGCGGCTGGGGCAGCGTTTTGCCGCGCCGCAATTGTCCGCCTCTGCCATGCTCGCCATCGGCGCGGGGCTGGTGCTGATTGGCCTGGCGGGCGGCTACGCGGGCGTGGTGGCGGGCGTGTTCCTGCTGGGCCTGGGCCTGAACTATCCCAACTTCACCGCCTGGCTGACCCGCCTCGCCCCGCCCGCCGTACGGGGCCGCGCCATCGGGATGCTGAGCAGCAGCGTGTTTCTGGGGCAATTTCTCTCGCCGCTTGCCAGTCAGCCGATAGCGGCGGCCACCTCACCAAGTGCCATGTTCTGGCTGACCGGAATCGTCGCCGTGCTGGTGGGCCTGCCTTTTTTCCGCGTGAGTGCGGACTAA
- a CDS encoding NADPH-dependent FMN reductase, which translates to MTDSTSKPLRVCALLGSLRQGSYNRMLLNAATEVAPDSLDIQFFDRLREIPLYDGDLEAEGTPESVLALREAIKAADLLLIVSPEYNRDIPGGLKNALDWVSRDKSVLSGKPTAIMGASTGGFGTTRMQAALRLSCVQTGNLVMTQPEIAVPFVDKKVEDGRLTDADTLKFLTGFMKAAADWATLHQGQQG; encoded by the coding sequence ATGACCGACTCCACCTCAAAACCGCTGCGCGTCTGCGCCCTGCTGGGCAGCCTGCGCCAAGGCTCCTATAACCGGATGCTGCTGAATGCGGCCACTGAGGTCGCGCCCGACTCGCTGGACATCCAATTCTTTGACCGCCTGCGCGAGATTCCGCTGTACGACGGCGACTTGGAAGCGGAAGGCACGCCCGAAAGCGTGCTGGCGCTGCGCGAGGCCATCAAAGCCGCCGACCTGCTGCTTATCGTTTCGCCGGAGTACAACCGCGACATTCCCGGCGGCCTGAAAAATGCGCTGGACTGGGTGTCACGCGACAAGAGCGTGCTGAGCGGCAAACCCACCGCCATCATGGGCGCGAGCACGGGCGGCTTCGGCACCACGCGCATGCAGGCGGCGCTGCGGCTCTCCTGCGTGCAGACCGGTAACCTGGTGATGACCCAACCCGAAATCGCCGTGCCCTTCGTGGATAAAAAGGTGGAAGATGGCCGCCTGACCGACGCCGACACACTGAAATTCCTGACTGGTTTTATGAAGGCGGCGGCGGACTGGGCCACGCTGCACCAGGGCCAGCAGGGATGA
- a CDS encoding amidohydrolase family protein, with product MSESKYTDTHAHLWPDAYLEGLEKLGAQGVDVAKGLGASDRPEDMQRRLKMMDDAGVQKQILSVTPQTPQYGNAEEALTLARMLNDTYAQVIKDYPGRFAAYGTVPLPHVEEAIAEARRCITELGFQGIAINTLTRGTDSVADDKLLPFYEALNDLGTVLYIHPTGCGANSPMVNDSGLEWVVGAPIEDTVATLQLLKADIPHQFPRITFHIAHLGGFLGTCMQRIEDNYTDWDAFPRSPWESLRAFWFDTANFHAPALRAMIETFGPVNIVLGSDFPYFQGDKYTRAVTYIKDTKLAADVTDDILWRNAERLYQGGK from the coding sequence ATGAGCGAATCCAAATACACCGACACCCACGCGCACCTCTGGCCCGACGCTTACCTAGAAGGTCTGGAAAAACTGGGAGCGCAAGGGGTAGATGTGGCAAAAGGCCTTGGCGCGAGCGACCGCCCCGAGGACATGCAAAGGCGCCTCAAGATGATGGACGACGCCGGTGTGCAGAAGCAAATCCTCTCCGTCACCCCGCAGACCCCGCAGTACGGCAACGCGGAGGAAGCCCTCACCCTCGCCCGTATGCTGAACGACACCTACGCGCAGGTCATCAAGGATTATCCGGGCCGCTTTGCCGCGTATGGCACGGTGCCGCTGCCCCACGTCGAAGAAGCGATTGCCGAAGCGCGGCGCTGCATCACTGAACTGGGCTTTCAGGGCATCGCCATCAACACGCTGACACGCGGCACCGACTCGGTGGCTGACGACAAGCTGCTCCCCTTTTATGAGGCACTGAACGACCTCGGCACCGTGCTCTACATCCACCCGACCGGCTGCGGCGCGAACAGCCCGATGGTGAACGACTCGGGGCTGGAATGGGTAGTGGGCGCACCGATTGAGGACACCGTGGCTACCCTGCAACTGCTGAAGGCCGATATCCCCCACCAGTTCCCGCGCATCACCTTTCATATCGCGCACCTCGGCGGCTTTCTGGGGACGTGTATGCAGCGCATCGAGGACAACTACACCGACTGGGACGCCTTTCCGCGCAGTCCCTGGGAGAGCCTGCGGGCTTTTTGGTTCGATACCGCCAACTTCCATGCGCCAGCGCTGCGGGCGATGATTGAGACCTTTGGCCCCGTGAATATCGTGTTGGGCAGCGATTTTCCGTACTTCCAAGGCGACAAGTACACCCGCGCCGTGACCTACATCAAAGACACCAAACTGGCCGCTGACGTCACGGACGACATCCTGTGGCGCAATGCCGAGCGGCTGTACCAGGGAGGAAAGTAA
- a CDS encoding GNAT family N-acetyltransferase, with the protein MAEVKRNDSTGRYELSQGGKVVGFAEFKNVGDGAVMLPHTEVDEGHEGEGLGSQLAKYALDNIRAQGKLVVPMCRFIAAYIGKHPEYTDLVHPQQRGIFGL; encoded by the coding sequence ATGGCAGAAGTAAAACGCAACGACAGCACCGGACGCTACGAACTCAGTCAAGGCGGTAAGGTCGTAGGTTTTGCCGAATTCAAAAACGTCGGGGACGGGGCTGTGATGCTGCCGCACACCGAAGTGGACGAGGGGCACGAAGGCGAGGGCTTAGGCAGCCAGCTCGCCAAGTACGCGCTGGACAATATCCGCGCGCAGGGCAAGCTGGTGGTGCCGATGTGCCGCTTCATCGCGGCCTATATCGGCAAGCACCCCGAATACACCGACCTCGTTCACCCGCAGCAGCGCGGCATCTTTGGACTCTGA
- a CDS encoding cysteine hydrolase family protein: MPVTKLEPKTALIAVDVQKGTLGMSVQAEAERVVGGTVRLADAFHAAGLPVVWVRAVGLPRLRTGLPLPPEKVPGDFSELHPSLPVKEGDLVADKFGTSALVVPEVRAFLQERGVKGVVVNGLATGMGVESTVRAAFDTGYHVTVASDAVTDPNAERGQNSLRLTLPGFAELGTVDEILNVLSAQGGKA; encoded by the coding sequence ATGCCAGTCACCAAATTAGAACCGAAGACTGCCCTCATCGCCGTAGACGTGCAAAAAGGCACCCTTGGCATGTCAGTCCAGGCCGAAGCCGAGCGCGTGGTGGGCGGCACCGTGCGCCTGGCCGACGCCTTCCACGCGGCGGGGCTGCCGGTGGTCTGGGTGCGGGCGGTGGGGTTGCCCCGCCTGCGTACCGGCCTACCGCTCCCGCCTGAAAAGGTGCCGGGCGACTTCTCGGAATTGCACCCCAGCCTGCCCGTAAAGGAGGGCGACCTGGTGGCCGACAAGTTCGGGACGAGCGCCCTCGTCGTGCCGGAAGTCCGCGCCTTTTTGCAGGAGCGGGGCGTGAAGGGCGTCGTGGTGAATGGCCTCGCCACTGGCATGGGCGTGGAATCCACCGTCCGCGCGGCCTTCGACACAGGGTATCACGTGACTGTCGCTTCCGACGCCGTGACCGACCCCAACGCCGAGCGCGGCCAGAATAGCCTGCGCCTCACGCTGCCGGGGTTTGCGGAACTCGGCACAGTGGACGAGATTTTAAACGTACTTTCCGCGCAAGGAGGGAAAGCATGA
- a CDS encoding alkaline phosphatase D family protein, producing MPRHTTDGQLSRRAFLQAAAIITGAGLVSLSGCAPALQLRYPANPFQLGVASGDPQADSVVLWTRLSLDPLGPTGAGLPAQAIDVTWELAHDEGFRQVVKQGRSPATPERDYAVHAEVYGLEPQRTYFYRFHSGNATSPVGRTRTLPRAQDDVNALTLAFVSCSDYQNGYFNAYRHLAEDDPDLVLHLGDYIYEYGPNEKGVRQHNGPEIVTLEDYRRRYALYHADPDLQAAHAAAPWLVVWDDHEVENNYAGAIMEAREEGEAPVTPEQFLARRAAAYQAYYENLPLRRSSMPRGADMQLYRRFTYGQLASFSMLDTRQYRSDQPCGDGFKAPCAAIMDPNATLTGPEQERWLLEGLQQSQARWNAIGQQVMMARYDWPFGPGEVLNMDQWDGYHAARQRLLGFMAQGQVSNPVVLTGDIHSAWVHDLKADFLKPESATVGTELVTTSISADFPAQFVAPTAGGLKDNPHTRYFNGAQRGYARAHITRDTWQTDFRVVDTIASRKSAVRTDASWVIEHGRPGAQRA from the coding sequence ATGCCCAGGCACACTACAGACGGACAGCTGTCCCGCCGCGCTTTCTTGCAGGCAGCGGCCATCATCACAGGGGCCGGACTGGTCAGCCTGAGCGGCTGCGCCCCGGCCCTGCAACTGCGCTACCCGGCCAACCCTTTTCAGCTGGGCGTGGCCAGCGGCGACCCACAGGCCGATAGCGTGGTGCTGTGGACCCGGCTCTCGCTGGACCCCCTAGGCCCGACCGGCGCTGGGCTGCCGGCCCAGGCGATTGACGTGACCTGGGAACTGGCCCACGACGAGGGCTTCCGGCAGGTGGTGAAGCAGGGCCGCTCCCCAGCCACGCCGGAGCGCGACTACGCCGTACACGCCGAAGTGTATGGTCTGGAGCCGCAGCGAACCTACTTTTACCGCTTCCACTCGGGCAACGCGACCAGTCCGGTGGGCCGCACCCGCACGCTGCCCCGGGCCCAGGACGACGTGAACGCCCTGACCCTGGCCTTCGTCTCATGCTCGGATTACCAGAACGGATATTTCAACGCCTACCGCCACCTGGCCGAGGACGACCCCGACCTGGTCCTGCACCTGGGCGACTACATCTACGAGTACGGCCCGAACGAAAAAGGCGTGCGGCAGCACAACGGCCCGGAAATCGTGACGCTGGAGGACTACCGCCGCCGCTACGCGCTGTACCACGCCGACCCGGACCTGCAGGCCGCGCACGCCGCTGCCCCCTGGCTGGTGGTCTGGGACGACCACGAGGTGGAGAACAACTACGCGGGAGCCATCATGGAAGCCCGCGAAGAAGGGGAGGCCCCGGTCACGCCCGAGCAGTTTCTGGCCCGGCGCGCCGCCGCCTATCAGGCCTACTACGAGAACCTGCCGCTGCGGCGCTCCAGCATGCCGCGTGGAGCGGACATGCAGCTGTACCGCCGCTTCACCTACGGACAGCTGGCCAGCTTCTCCATGCTAGATACCCGGCAGTACCGCAGCGACCAGCCGTGCGGCGACGGGTTCAAGGCTCCCTGCGCCGCCATCATGGACCCGAACGCCACCCTCACCGGCCCTGAACAGGAGCGCTGGTTGCTGGAGGGCCTGCAGCAGTCTCAGGCCCGCTGGAACGCCATCGGCCAGCAGGTGATGATGGCCCGCTACGACTGGCCCTTCGGTCCCGGCGAGGTGCTGAATATGGACCAGTGGGACGGCTACCACGCAGCCCGCCAGCGCCTGCTGGGCTTTATGGCGCAGGGACAGGTGAGCAACCCGGTGGTCCTGACCGGCGACATCCACTCGGCCTGGGTCCACGACCTGAAGGCCGACTTCCTGAAGCCCGAATCGGCCACGGTGGGCACCGAACTGGTGACCACGTCCATCAGCGCCGATTTCCCTGCACAGTTCGTGGCCCCGACGGCGGGCGGCCTCAAGGACAATCCCCACACGCGCTATTTCAACGGAGCGCAGCGTGGCTACGCCCGCGCCCACATTACCCGCGACACCTGGCAGACCGATTTCCGGGTGGTGGACACCATCGCCAGCCGGAAGTCGGCCGTACGGACCGACGCCAGCTGGGTGATTGAGCACGGCCGGCCAGGGGCGCAGCGGGCCTGA
- a CDS encoding RrF2 family transcriptional regulator, whose amino-acid sequence MFSQTAEYALRAAVTLAEAGESLSTAQLAGRTQVPAQYLSKVLQQLHRAGLLQALRGKYGGYRLARPPQDITILDVVNAVDPLQRIRHCPLGRPAHAHALCPLHRQMDQALAQIEQTLGAQTLAAMLELGQPGPELLHLGQPVADG is encoded by the coding sequence TGGCCGAAGCCGGGGAAAGCCTCAGTACCGCTCAGCTGGCCGGGCGGACCCAGGTGCCTGCACAGTACCTGTCCAAGGTGTTGCAGCAGCTGCACCGAGCCGGGCTGCTGCAGGCGCTGCGCGGCAAATACGGGGGCTACCGCCTTGCCCGCCCCCCACAGGACATTACGATTCTGGACGTGGTCAACGCCGTGGACCCTTTGCAGCGCATTCGCCACTGTCCGCTGGGGCGTCCGGCCCATGCCCACGCCCTGTGCCCGCTGCACCGCCAGATGGACCAGGCTCTGGCGCAGATTGAGCAGACCCTGGGAGCACAGACCCTGGCCGCCATGCTGGAACTGGGCCAGCCAGGGCCGGAGCTGCTGCACCTGGGACAACCTGTGGCGGACGGCTAA